Proteins from a single region of Mytilus trossulus isolate FHL-02 chromosome 2, PNRI_Mtr1.1.1.hap1, whole genome shotgun sequence:
- the LOC134706037 gene encoding collagen alpha-1(VIII) chain-like has product MTQFNVLQSKVSALEADKTELKALQSKVGALEADKIEFNALQSKVGALETDMTKEKTMIAFVAEVSTNIVNPVNNVPIVFNHSILNIGNNYNSRNGVFVAPIPGLYHFAVEITALSQSTSHIFHVRIMKNNEPVAVTFMDGNTHLFLRGTASIVLQLNTGDNVRCKTEYIWGSNTINGGSTLSTFSGFLIQAA; this is encoded by the exons ATGACTCAATTCAATGTTCTTCAATCTAAAGTTAGTGCATTAGAGGCAGACAAGACGGAGTTAAAAGCACTTCAATCTAAAGTTGGCGCATTAGAGGCAGACAAGATTGAATTCAATGCACTTCAGTCTAAAGTTGGTGCATTAGAAACAGACATGACTAAAG aaaagaCAATGATAGCTTTTGTGGCAGAAGTATCAACTAATATTGTTAACCCAGTCAATAATGTCCCTATCGTTTTTAATCACTCGATTTTGAACATTGGGAACAACTATAATTCACGAAATGGAGTATTTGTTGCACCAATACCAGGGTTGTATCATTTTGCAGTAGAAATAACAGCCCTTTCGCAGTCCACCAGTCATATCTTTCATGTTCGCATAATGAAAAATAACGAACCAGTGGCCGTCACGTTTATGGATGGAAATACCCACCTGTTTCTCAGAGGAACGGCTTCCATCGTTCTTCAGCTGAACACAGGAGATAATGTGCGGTGCAAGACGGAATATATTTGGGGTTCCAATACTATTAATGGTGGATCTACATTATCAACGTTCTCGGGATTTCTTATTCAGGCTGCGTGA